A single region of the Rhodopirellula bahusiensis genome encodes:
- a CDS encoding response regulator transcription factor, with translation MLVEDDTSLASMVRDFLIDQSFDVTVEEDGTAAIGRIEAGSFDAIVLDIGLPGTDGFDICRRVRPKYGGPIIVLTARGEEIDEVIALEVGADDFMAKPVRPRALLTRLKVHLRRGDKTDVGADASAIVVGDLRIKEASRAVTINDEQIELTTAEFDLLVYLAKRAGRVVDRKDVYIDLLELPYDGLDRSIDLRVSRLRRKLGDDSNRPTRIKSVRGVGYLMAKTS, from the coding sequence ATGCTCGTCGAAGACGACACCTCGCTCGCGTCAATGGTTCGTGACTTCTTGATCGACCAGTCATTCGACGTGACGGTCGAGGAAGACGGCACTGCGGCGATTGGGCGAATTGAAGCGGGGTCGTTTGACGCGATCGTCTTGGACATTGGCTTGCCAGGAACCGACGGGTTTGACATTTGCCGACGCGTTCGGCCAAAGTACGGCGGACCAATCATCGTCTTGACCGCTCGCGGTGAAGAGATCGACGAGGTGATCGCCTTAGAGGTTGGTGCCGATGACTTCATGGCCAAACCCGTGCGTCCACGGGCACTGTTGACACGATTGAAAGTCCATTTGCGGCGTGGTGACAAGACGGATGTCGGAGCCGATGCGAGTGCCATCGTCGTAGGCGATTTGCGAATCAAAGAGGCCAGCCGCGCCGTAACCATCAACGATGAACAAATCGAATTGACCACCGCTGAGTTCGACTTGTTGGTCTACTTAGCCAAGCGAGCCGGTAGAGTCGTCGACCGTAAAGATGTCTACATCGATTTGCTGGAATTACCCTATGACGGTCTTGATCGCTCGATCGACCTTCGCGTCTCACGCTTACGACGCAAACTCGGCGACGATTCCAACCGCCCTACGCGAATCAAGTCGGTCCGCGGCGTCGGCTACTTGATGGCCAAAACCTCATGA
- a CDS encoding ATP-binding protein — MNRIEVTCENGHRLKAAAHLCGTSRKCPRCRVVVNIPLQSLTSHSIDEDRDPLSDTGVMRILGVQDALPPPTTVEPEKTRCCPRCDVNISAKANVCQHCQCYVGGIPDFLKQLGLGGVVA, encoded by the coding sequence ATGAACCGCATAGAAGTTACCTGTGAGAACGGCCATCGCCTGAAAGCCGCCGCCCATCTTTGCGGCACCTCTCGAAAATGCCCTCGGTGCCGGGTTGTGGTCAATATTCCCCTGCAATCGTTGACGTCTCATTCGATTGACGAGGATCGCGATCCGCTGTCGGACACGGGCGTCATGCGGATCCTGGGCGTTCAAGACGCGTTGCCACCACCAACCACCGTCGAACCGGAAAAGACTCGCTGCTGCCCTCGATGCGATGTCAACATCTCGGCCAAAGCGAATGTTTGCCAACATTGCCAATGTTACGTCGGAGGGATCCCAGATTTCTTGAAGCAGCTTGGACTGGGGGGCGTCGTGGCGTGA
- a CDS encoding efflux RND transporter periplasmic adaptor subunit, translated as MKILVKLLSLVGLVGMGGAAGYQPTMKYLAERNKVTWETAEMESGDITRYVNSTGTIQPVLSVSIGSFVSGPIVELNVDFNDEVKEGDILARVDPRLFKANVDRDEATLATRQADLERVEAQLQQSLNNYMRGKRLRESNKDFLSDREMDALTFEVKSLQAQRKLAKATILQSKASLETSRANLQYCEVTSPVDGVVINRLINPGQTLAAQFQTPELFVVAPDLRKKVHVFASVDEADIGLIQNAKAEGRPVTFTVDAHPDQVFDGEIEQIRVSSVATQNVVTYPVVIAASNADLKLLPGMTASISFEVDSTVDVPKIPNAALRFFPEDVKLVRKEDRHLIDGSTWKLKPKTDAEAEENANQTATEKAAAQQKKDQRHVWMVDGEFLKAVEITTGLMENKFTEMAEGDLDVSALLVVGKKE; from the coding sequence ATGAAAATCCTTGTCAAACTGTTGAGCTTGGTCGGCCTTGTCGGCATGGGGGGAGCTGCTGGTTACCAACCGACGATGAAATATCTGGCCGAGCGGAACAAAGTGACATGGGAAACCGCCGAGATGGAATCCGGCGATATCACCCGGTACGTCAACTCGACAGGCACGATCCAACCGGTGTTGTCTGTTTCAATCGGATCGTTCGTTTCGGGACCGATCGTCGAGCTGAATGTCGATTTCAACGACGAAGTCAAAGAAGGCGACATCCTCGCCCGCGTCGATCCTCGATTGTTTAAGGCGAACGTTGATCGCGACGAAGCGACACTTGCGACTCGCCAAGCCGATCTGGAGCGTGTGGAAGCGCAGTTGCAGCAATCACTCAACAACTACATGCGCGGAAAACGACTTCGTGAATCGAACAAGGACTTCTTGTCCGATCGTGAAATGGACGCATTGACCTTTGAGGTAAAATCGTTGCAAGCCCAGCGGAAGCTGGCCAAAGCGACCATCTTGCAATCGAAAGCATCGCTCGAAACATCGCGTGCCAATTTGCAGTACTGCGAAGTGACGTCACCCGTCGATGGGGTCGTGATCAATCGCCTGATCAACCCTGGTCAAACTCTGGCGGCTCAGTTTCAAACACCGGAATTATTTGTTGTCGCCCCTGATTTGCGGAAAAAGGTTCACGTGTTTGCGTCGGTCGATGAAGCCGATATTGGATTGATTCAAAATGCAAAGGCTGAGGGCCGGCCAGTCACATTCACCGTCGACGCCCACCCCGACCAAGTCTTTGACGGCGAGATCGAGCAAATCCGAGTCAGCAGTGTGGCGACACAAAATGTCGTGACCTATCCAGTCGTGATCGCAGCCAGCAACGCGGACTTGAAACTGTTGCCTGGCATGACGGCTAGCATTTCGTTTGAAGTCGACTCGACCGTAGACGTTCCAAAGATACCTAATGCGGCTCTGCGGTTCTTCCCCGAGGACGTAAAGTTGGTCCGCAAGGAAGACCGGCACTTAATCGATGGTTCGACGTGGAAATTGAAGCCCAAAACAGACGCTGAAGCCGAAGAGAACGCGAACCAAACGGCCACAGAAAAGGCTGCCGCCCAGCAGAAGAAGGATCAGCGACACGTTTGGATGGTCGACGGCGAATTCTTGAAGGCGGTCGAGATCACAACCGGGCTGATGGAAAACAAGTTTACTGAAATGGCCGAGGGCGACCTGGACGTCAGTGCTCTGTTGGTCGTTGGGAAGAAGGAATAG